Proteins from a single region of Budorcas taxicolor isolate Tak-1 chromosome 11, Takin1.1, whole genome shotgun sequence:
- the GNMT gene encoding glycine N-methyltransferase, protein MRSRSRGPRRRGQARRRMVDSVYRTRSLGVAAEGLPDQYADGEAARVWQLYIGDTSSRTAEYKAWLLGLLRQHGCQRVLDVACGTGVDSIMLVEEGFNVTSVDASDKMLKYALKERWNRRHDPAFDKWVIEEANWMTLDKDVPQPPGGGFDAVICLGNSFAHLPDCKGDQSEHRLALRNIASMVRSGGVLVIDHRNYDHILRTGCAPPGKNIYYKSDLTKDITTSVLTVNNKAHMVTLDYTVQVPGAGQSGSPGLSKFRLSYYPHCLASFTELLRTAFGGKCQHSVLGDFKPYKPGQAYVPCYFIHVLKKMA, encoded by the exons ATGCGGAGCCGGAGCCGGGGGCCGCGGCGGCGGGGCCAGGCGCGTCGCAGGATGGTGGACAGCGTGTACCGGACCCGCTCCCTGGGGGTGGCGGCTGAAGGGCTCCCGGACCAGTACGCGGACGGAGAGGCGGCGCGCGTGTGGCAGCTCTACATCGGGGACACCAGCAGCCGCACCGCGGAGTACAAGGCCTGGCTGCTCGGGCTGCTGCGCCAGCACGGCTGCCAGCGGGTGCTCGACGTGGCCTGCGGCACCGG GGTGGACTCCATCATGCTGGTGGAAGAGGGCTTCAACGTGACAAGCGTGGATGCCAGTGACAAGATGCTGAAGTATGCTCTCAAGGAGCGCTGGAACCGGAGGCACGACCCTGCCTTTGACAAGTGGG TCATTGAAGAAGCTAACTGGATGACTCTGGACAAAGACGTGCCCCAACCACCAGGGGGTGGCTTCGATGCTGTCATCTGCCTTGGAAACAGTTTTGCCCACTTGCCAGACTGCAAAG GAGACCAGAGTGAGCACCGGCTGGCCCTGAGGAACATCGCAAGCATGGTGCGGTCGGGGGGCGTGCTGGTCATTGATCATCGCAACTACGACCACATCCTCCGCACGGGGTGCGCACCCCCAGGGAAAAACATCTACTATAAG AGTGACCTGACCAAGGACATCACGACGTCAGTGCTGACCGTGAACAACAAGGCCCACATGGTGACTCTGGATTACACGGTGCAGGTGCCCGGGGCTGGCCAGAGCGGGTCTCCTGGCTTGAG TAAGTTCCGGCTCTCCTACTACCCTCACTGCCTGGCATCCTTTACGGAGTTGCTTCGAACAGCCTTCGGGGGCAAGTGCCAGCACAGCGTCCTGGGCGACTTCAAACCTTACAAGCCGGGCCAGGCCTACGTTCCTTGCTATTTCATCCACGTGCTCAAGAAGATGGCCTGA
- the PEX6 gene encoding peroxisome biogenesis factor 6, giving the protein MALAVLRVLEPFPTETPPLAVLLPPGGPWPAAGLGLVLALRPAGESPAGPALLVAALEGPGADTEEQGPGPPQLLVSRALLQLLALGSGAWVRARPVRRPPSLGWALLGTSSGPGLGPRVGPLLVRRGETLPVPGPRVLETRPALQGLLGPGTRLAVTELHGRAKLGPEAENSSRLPLPPVVSSFAASGTVRRLRGVLGGTGDALGVSRSCLRSLGLFQGEWVWVTRAGESSNTSQPHLATVQVLEPRWNLSERLGPGSGQPGEPLADGLALVPATLAFNLGCDPLDVGELKIQRYLEGSSTPEDKGSCSVLPGPLFAKELHIEIVSSPHYSTNGNYDHVLYRHFQTPRAVQEGDVLCVPTVGQVEILEGSPEKLPRWQEMFFKVKKTVGDAPDGQARAYLADTAHTSLYLVGSTLSLVPRLPSGDSTPWSSLSPPGLEALVTELCAALKPRLQPGGALLTGTGSVLLRGPPGSGKTTAVAAACSRLGLHLLKVPCSSLCADSSAAVETKLQAAFSRARRCRPVVLLLTAMDLLGRDRDGLGEDSRVVATLRHLLLDEDPLASCPPLMVVATTSRAQDLPADVQTAFPHELEVPVLAEAQRLSVLRALTAHLPLGQEVNLAQLARRCAGFVVGDLYALLTHSSRAACTRIKNSGWAGGLSEEDEGELCAAGFPLLAEDFGQALEQLQAAHSQAIGAPRIPSVSWHDVGGLQEVKKEILETIQLPLEHPELLSLGLRRSGLLLHGPPGTGKTLLAKAVATECSLTFLSVKGPELINMYVGQSEENVREVFARARAAAPCIIFFDELDSLAPNRGRSGDSGGVMDRVVSQLLAELDGLHSTQDVFVIGATNRPDLLDPALLRPGRFDKLVFVGVNEDRASQLRVLSAITRKFRLEPSVSLVDVLDHCPPQLTGADLYSLCSDAMTAALKRQVRDLEEGLEPGSSALLLTMEDLLQAAARLQPSVSEHELLRYKRIQRKFAAC; this is encoded by the exons ATGGCGCTGGCAGTCTTGCGAGTCCTGGAGCCCTTCCCGACCGAGACACCCCCTTTGGCGGTGCTGCTGCCGCCCGGGGGCccgtggcctgctgcagggctgggcctAGTGCTGGCGCTGAGGCCTGCAGGGGAGAGCCCGGCAGGGCCGGCGCTGCTGGTGGCTGCCCTGGAGGGACCCGGCGCGGACACCGAAGAGCAGGGTCCGGGGCCCCCGCAGCTGCTGGTTAGCCGCGCTCTGCTGCAGCTCCTGGCTCTGGGCTCCGGGGCGTGGGTGCGGGCGCGGCCGGTGCGGCGGCCCCCGTCGCTGGGCTGGGCGCTGCTTGGCACTTCATCTGGGCCTGGACTCGGACCGAGAGTCGGGCCGTTGCTGGTGAGGCGCGGAGAGACCCTGCCCGTGCCCGGACCGCGGGTGCTGGAGACGCGGCCGGCGTTGCAAGGGTTGCTGGGTCCAGGGACGCGGCTAGCTGTGACTGAGCTCCATGGGCGGGCCAAACTGGGTCCAGAGGCTGAGAACAGCAGCCGGCTCCCTCTCCCGCCGGTGGTGTCCTCCTTCGCGGCCTCTGGCACAGTCCGGCGACTAAGGGGCgttctgggagggactggagatgCACTAGGGGTGAGCCGGAGCTGTCTCCGCAGCCTCGGCCTCTTCCAGGGCGAATGGGTGTGGGTGACCCGGGCTGGAGAGTCATCGAACACTTCTCAGCCACATCTGGCCACAGTCCAAGTCCTAGAGCCTCGCTGGAACCTCTCTGAAAGACTGGGACCCGGCTCTGGGCAGCCGGGAGAGCCTCTCGCTGATGGACTGGCCCTTGTGCCTGCCACTCTGGCTTTTAATCTCGGCTGTGATCCCCTGGACGTGGGAGAGCTCAAAATCCAG AGGTATTTGGAGGGCTCCAGCACCCCTGAAGACAAAGGAAGCTGCTCAGTGCTGCCTGGGCCTCTGTTTGCCAAAGAGTTACACATCGAAATTGTGTCGTCTCCTCACTACAGCACTAATGGAAACTATGACCATGTCCTTTACCGGCACTTTCAGACACCCAG GGCAGTCCAGGAAGGGGATGTCCTGTGTGTGCCAACAGTTGGGCAAGTAGAGATCCTGGAAGGAAGCCCAGAGAAACTGCCCAG GTGGCAAGAGAtgttttttaaagtgaagaaaacagTTGGGGACGCTCCAGACGGGCAAGCCAGAGCCTACTTAGCCGACACCGCCCATACCTCCTTGTACTTG GTGGGTTCTACCCTGAGCCTGGTTCCAAGGCTTCCTTCAGGGGACTCCACTCCCTGGAGCAGCTTGTCTCCTCCAGGCCTGGAGGCCTTGGTGACCGAGCTCTGTGCCGCCCTGAAGCCTCGCCTCCAGCCAGG GGGTGCCCTGCTGACAGGGACTGGCAGTGTCCTTCTACGGGGTCCCCCGGGCAGTGGGAAGACCACTGCAGTTGCCGCTGCCTGCAGCCGCCTTGGACTCCACTTATTGAAG GTGCCCTGCTCCAGCCTCTGTGCAGACAGTAGCGCCGCTGTGGAGACAAAGCTGCAGGCCGCTTTCTCCCGGGCCCGGCGCTGCCGGCCTGTGGTTCTTTTGCTGACAGCCATGGACCTACTGGGCAGGGACCGTGATGGACTGGGCGAGGACTCCCGGGTGGTGGCCACGCTGCGGCACCTCCTCCTGGATGAAGACCCGCTCGCCAG CTGCCCTCCCCTGATGGTCGTGGCCACCACCAGCCGGGCCCAGGACCTGCCCGCGGACGTGCAGACGGCGTTTCCTCACGAGCTGGAGGTGCCCGTGCTAGCGGAGGCGCAGCGGCTCAGCGTCCTCCGGGCTCTCACTGCCCACCTACCCCTGGGCCAAGAGGTGAACCTGGCACAGCTGGCGCGGCGCTGTGCG GGCTTTGTGGTGGGGGATCTCTACGCCCTTTTGACCCACAGCAGCCGGGCAGCCTGCACCAGGATCAAGAACTCAGG CTGGGCCGGCGGCTTGAGTGAGGAGGATGAGGGGGAGCTGTGTGCGGCGGGCTTCCCTCTCCTGGCTGAGGACTTCGGGCAGGCCCTGGAGCAGCTGCAGGCTGCTCACTCCCAAGCCATCGGAGCCCCCAGG ATCCCCTCAGTGTCCTGGCACGACGTGGGTGGGCTGCAGGAGGTGAAGAAGGAGATTCTGGAGACGATTCAGCTTCCTCTGGAGCACCCTGAGCTGCTCAGCCTAGGCCTGAGGCGCTCCGGCCTTCTGCTTCACGGGCCCCCTGGCACGGGCAAGACCCTCCTGGCCAAGGCGGTGGCCACAGAGTGCAGCCTCACCTTCCTCAG CGTGAAAGGGCCCGAGCTCATCAACATGTACGTGGGCCAAAGCGAGGAGAATGTACGGGAAG TGTTTGCCCGGGCCAGGGCTGCAGCTCCCTGCATCATCTTCTTTGATGAACTGGACTCCTTGGCCCCAAACCGGGGGCGAAGTGGAGACTCTGGAGGTGTGATGGACAG GGTGGTGTCTCAGCTCCTGGCTGAGCTGGACGGGCTTCACAGCACCCAGGATGTGTTTGTGATCGGAGCCACCAACAGACCAGACCTGCTGGACCCTGCCCTTCTGCGGCCTGGCAG GTTTGACAAGCTGGTGTTTGTGGGGGTGAATGAGGACCGCGCCTCCCAGCTCCGTGTTCTGAGTGCCATCACACGCAA GTTCAGGCTGGAGCCCTCTGTGAGCCTGGTGGACGTCCTAGACCACTGCCCGCCCCAGCTGACGGGCGCAGACCTCTACTCCCTGTGCTCCGATGCCATGACGGCTGCCCTCAAACGCCAAGTGCGGGACCTGGAGGAAG GCCTGGAGCCCGGGAGCTCGGCCCTACTGCTCACCATGGAGGACCTGCTGCAGGCCGCGGCCCGGCTGCAGCCCTCGGTCAGCGAGCACGAGCTGCTCCGGTACAAGCGCATCCAACGCAAGTTTGCCGCCTGCTAG